GTCTCGACTCGGGGCGAGCGTCTTCGTACCTAACCGGGGCGTCCAACTCTTCCAACCGAAGCGTCAGCGGTGTCGGCAGTTATGGTGTTTTATCATCTCCCCGCTGCTCCGTTAGTTCGTGCTCAATTGGATCGGGTAGCGGTGGAAGCAGTAGCGGTGTCGGCAGTGGAACTTGTGGCAGCCATCGGTTGAGTAATCATTCCAACCGCTGCGATCACGACGCCATCTCTGAGTGGCTGATGGAGATCCACTTTCACGAGTATACCTATCTGTTTCTGGACGCTGGTTACGATCTGGCGACGATCGCTCGTATGACACCTGAAGATTTGACAGCCATTGGCATTCGGAAGCCAAATCATCGAGAGCGATTGAAGCGCCACATCGATGCACTCAAACTGTCAGACGCGCTTCCTGTTTACGTGCCGGGTTCGATCGAGGAGTGGTTACGATTGCTGCGATTGGAAGAATACGTTCAGCCGCTTCTTGCCCAAGGCTACCAGACCGTACACGATGTTACCCAGCTCACTTGGGAAGACCTGGAAGACATCGGTATCGTTAAGCTGGGCCACCAGAAAAAGATTCTTCTCGCAATCAAACGCGTGAAAGACATCATTAGCGGCAAAATACTGATGATGGACACACCGTCATATGCATCGACCAGCGGGATGGGCCTTTCACCCACCACTTTGCGAGCTTCCACTGGCACGGTCGGCGTCCGTACTCACAACGACGACATGGGTATTGGTTTGCGATCAGATTCAGCAAAACtactgcaacaacaacaactaaatGCGCCAACCAGTACGGGTGGTTACAGTACATTCCTGCGTCAGCAACTACCTGTTCGTACAGAGGGTAATGGTATAAATAATTCCGAAGCTATGTACTACGTTCAACATCAGCAGCCTCCACTTTTCGTACCGCAACTCCACTCCCGTCAGCAACAGCTTCATCAACAGATGATTACCTATCCTCATGTGCACTTCGACGGCTCGCAGGCTATATATCGACGCAGTTCGTACGATGATAGTGACATTACACCAACTAACGAGAAAGCTTCCGTCTTGATGGCGCTATCTGGAAGTGAAACCAATCACGGGGTACCATTGCATCaacttcagcaacagcagaccTGGAAGCATtctcagcatcagcagcagcagcagcaatactTTCAGGGCGGAGGTACGCTTCCCCGACAGCATCAACGGAACAGCTACGGCGCTCGCTTGGCGTTCCTCGGACCTAACGCGACCCCTACAATCCCGCAACGTCAACGGCCAATTGCCAAAATCGTTGCCAACAATTTGAAACTGGCAGGTGTTGCGAGCGGAGGAACGCCCTCCACAGGCAATCCCGTTCCTCCGGTGGTTGACGGCGGAACGGAGCCAGCGGCTACCGGTGTTGGTTTCCCACTGCCGCCGATGTTAGGTCACATTGGAAACGTGGAGATGGCTACGGCAGCCCTGGATGCCATGCACTTTTCCAACTTCTCTTCTACACCATACCCTGGTGCGCAGCATCACACGTCACCTAAGTATGGCATTCACGCTAGTGGTTCTGTGGATGAGCCTTCTGGTGCAGTTTCGAGTATGCCGCGGATTGCAGGAATACAACCAGCTAgtggacagcagcagcagcaacctaTATACTATAATCAGATTATTTTACAATCGCATCatagccaccaccaccacactcATCATAGCTATTCTTCCCAATcgacgccatcgccaccgacgcAACAtacgctgctgccgctggcagCAGGTCCGTTCGGTGACGGTTGCTACGCCGGCCAAACCCATCAGACGACGGTCGAAGTGCACAAAGTATCGACGCAGCACGACAATAAATCTAACTCGAGTCTTGAATCTATTGACCAGATACCGTTTGCGAATGAAAATGCCGGTACAATCAAGCAACGCTCGTCGTTTAATCGGATGGAGCACCAGTTcggtcaacagcagcagcagcagcagcaacaacagcaacatcatcatcctcttCTGCTGCCAACATTGTCCTCTTCGTCGTCCACTTCGTCCtcgtcttcttcatcgtcAGGGTCCATCACGACTACGCTTGCAACTTGCAATGGCGCTCTGCAACAGCAATCTCCGTCCGGATCTGCGCCCGGTCTAACAGTGCAACCAACGAAGCCTGCGGCACCAGGATCCTTTTCTCCCGCTTCGGCTGACAGTGGCAACGTAATTgttgcaccaacaccaaacgAATCACAGCAGCCTGTTGTTGCAGAAGTTACATCCCCGAACACCGGCGATATCTATGGCACGAACGTGCTCAACGACATCGGAAACATGTTAGCAAATTTGACCGATGAACTGGATGCCATGCTGGAAGAGGAAAAGTGTGCAGGCATTAGTGATGTCGACTAGGTTGGAACGAACTGAGTCGGGAATTCAGAGGATCGGCATTCGATGCCTCACACTAGGCTTTGTGATATGCCGCGTGTGCGTTAACATTgagataaaaagagaaaaagagagaaagatagatagatagagggaaaaaaagcaaaagggagggagaaagagattgagacagagagaaaaaaaagtgagTTGAAAATGGGATGGGacgggggtggtggtgactgCGAACTGTCGGACATGATTTGGCTTTGGCGTGAAGGATGAACAAAATATtctttgttttcgaaaaagcATTCCCAATATTCCTTTTTGGCACGGAGTACATCCATTGTACTACTATGTGCCCTACGATTAATAAGTGTCATGCCCTGCGCACGTAGCAATAACAATATATAGGTACATTCGTTAGCTCTAAGAAAATGACAACTAAAGAATCTAACTGCGTAGTTCTTTGTAGTGGAACAACGTAGTGTAGGAACCGTTAAAGTAAGTGTAGGGACAACCTTAAAGGATCTTGCTTACTGTAAGTTAGTAGGTGATACGGCAGAAAAccaatgaatgaatgttgTGTTCCACATTCACTTGATTCATCGGTTGAAAACGACGGAAAAACACACGTCTTTTGAAAAAGATCATCATATGGTGTGCACTAGATgtggtaataaattttataagTCTTACCACGCTTCACGAGAGTAAACGAGGATTGTTTGATTAAAGGATAAACAATTGTGTGGACGACATACATCAAAAGTGAGTGGTAGAGAGCGCAAAAGAAATCCCGATAAAGCATAAGGCATCGAAATGATGCATCCTCTGAACTCCCAACACTACAAGAAAAGAAGGATGAATGAGTAGATGCGAAAACCGTTGATTCGCTTAACGCGCGCAagttgttttacatttttgccaTATTGGCTTTGTCTGAAGTGTCTGATGAAAGGAAAACTTACGACTACCTATATGTATGCTCTTTCCACCGGTGCATGGTGTCGTGCAAGTAGATTACCAAAATTTACCAAAACAGCAATTTACGAATTATCgaaaaaagaggaataaaCATACATAAGGATTTGCTCTATAATGGAAACAGTTCACAGTTATAGAGCTTATACAAGCGAACAAAAAATTAGGTCATAGCTGCTGCGGATTCAACTAGACATACATGAGTACAGTACCGCATTTGTCGCTGCAGCCGTCTACGTAGTGTAGGGGATCACTAAACGATGCACACTTAGTGATAGTAATTCTGAGCAAAAATTCACTCtagaaaatacaaaatacagGACTATAGCAACAATAAACCTCATAATAGGTTTTTAGATGACGGTGTTGTAGTTGGTAAGCATAACATGCACAAAAGCGCATGTAGTGAAACAATGGCTAACAGTGCAGAGCGAAAATATTAATCGTGGGCAGTATCCTTTATGAACTCTAACCTTTGGTAGACCCTACTAGCTGTTAGttattttacttattttttaaacaatgaaaacaaGAGCAAAACATTATAATCCCAAACTCGTGTGTGGATATGATGCATCAGACACACAGACGGCAACGCCAATAGACGCTTCCATTCAACCTGGGAGCGTACGTGGAAAGCGTGTTGTTTTGTCGCGCGATGAGATggtaaaaatttaaatctgATCCGCAGTGGCTGGTGCAAAATGACACAAAGCTATTCCCATTCGGCTGTAACTTTATTTAACTTGTTTAGTTCCACGCCACAGTGAACATGTACAATTCGGTAGGTGATACGATGGTAGTGCCGATCTTTGGGGAGTAGCAAACATCAACCGATAATGTTTGCATTCTTGCATGCAGAAGAGAGGCAAATTATGCGTAAACAGAGAGCATAGTTAGGAGTTTGAGGGTTGTTAAAAATGCGTATTTCATTGTTAGTTCATTGGCGATGTCCTGGTGACGACGGGCCATTTCATTAAGCAATGTTCCCGATTTTACTCGTTTATACCTTTTATCGACCGTCCGGTTCGATCGCTATGTGGCGAGAATAGTCAGAGCCTTGGCTGTGGTGAATCACCATTAGGGGTTGTAGAagttcaaataaatattggcAGGCTGATGGTGTTGGCCAAGGACCCATTACAATGATAGAAAATCAAAATGGTACGGCAGTAAGAGGTGGTCTGCCGTACGTATCGTAGTGCAGCAAACTATTTCTTGAGGTAACTAATAAGAATAACGATACGATGCGTGTTCTATTGGTTCCAAGGGATGACgtgaaaacgaacaaacaatatttaacgCTAAAGAATCAAACAGAAGCAGCATACTATTGCAGCATCTCAGGCAGCGTTTTATTTGGTGTTTTTTATGGTAACAACGAGTTCCCTTTTGGACGAGCGAGATTAAATGCATGTACGAACGATTGACATGTGAGGCGGGTCCGCTAAGATTGTGGTGTAGCCttgcgaaaaaaatggttgaaggggaaaaaaacactaaaaccTTCGCAGTAAAATTAAGGGCGATCGAGCGAATTAACATGAGACTCCGTGATCTGGGCGATGAGGTACTCTTACGTTAAACATCTATCACTTGCCTATCGCCAATCGCTTTTGGAATGGTGGCGGGAATAGTAGGGTACTTTTCAGGCATCCGTCTCTGCATAAGAGATTTTCCAGCGACTACGGAGAACAGTAAGTGATCTTTAGATGTACTTTAGTGCGGTTTGCCGTAACAGTTTCATAATCGCAACGCAGATTCATTGAGAACTACTAAATCAAGTACCGTAACGTTCTATATATCTGATAGGGTATACAAAATGTAAAGAAATggataaaaaaacgaaataaaaaatgcattaCAAAAGCAACCGTACCTCTGAAAGAGTTTACTCGTTGAGTCTGGACAGTTTGTATTCTATCCCAAGGTACTTTCGGATTACTTTGACGAGATTAAGCGTGAACTGAAAAGCTGTTGTGAAAATCactgaataatttatttgtaacGAAATTCatcgttcaatttttttgttttagttgtattattgtgtgttttgttttattgatgcATACTCCAATTTTAATCCAGTTCCGCTAattttttcctccgttttctgttttcgattaaatttCTCGGCTTgtctgctgtttgttttgttttgtttttgttggttttatttaatgttagtttatattttttttattaatgtttctttcatagtttttgtttcgttttgtcaTTTGCTAAACAAATTTCTTACAACCATTATTGAACGTTTCAAAATgcaatgattgatttttgctcTCACTATGTATTCTATTGATTTCCTACACTCGCACCCACCGCCCCCTTCACCCTCGATCAGCCCTTTCGCCTTCGGCGTTTGGCCGGTGATCATCGTCCTCCTTCGTCCGTTTTCTGAGCCTTTTCCGTTTATTTGCTAAGCCCTTGCCGTGCCACCGACCGGTTTTATTATTCGTTTTTACCGAAACAGGAGTAACAATAGTACTATAGTcagtattttaaattttaaaatttagcATTTTAGTATCTTTATAATTGTCTTTATTGTTGTATCTTTATTCTGACTCACCTCTTCCCGACTCGTAATGcggtttttcattttcgtgcTCGTCGCGCTTCCTTGCTAGTTCTAGTCCTAGCCGGCCAGAGAAAGAGCGTTTTACAACGTTCCCTTGATGGTGGCACAAATGAGAGGGACAATTGGCTTGGAATTTTAAAAAACTTGATTC
Above is a genomic segment from Anopheles bellator chromosome X, idAnoBellAS_SP24_06.2, whole genome shotgun sequence containing:
- the LOC131214077 gene encoding uncharacterized protein LOC131214077 — its product is MRKLSLSTGAGMSRQSKTAPQVKKVLPPAVPEIYGKITSNNSKSGQAEQGSVAGCPSDPSSCGENGSERTIDSSTAPSSLMLRCAPDGGGGIDYGLDDQGIDLTQSPGRDSPVSLSESAGSGSRHSTASLDSGRASSYLTGASNSSNRSVSGVGSYGVLSSPRCSVSSCSIGSGSGGSSSGVGSGTCGSHRLSNHSNRCDHDAISEWLMEIHFHEYTYLFLDAGYDLATIARMTPEDLTAIGIRKPNHRERLKRHIDALKLSDALPVYVPGSIEEWLRLLRLEEYVQPLLAQGYQTVHDVTQLTWEDLEDIGIVKLGHQKKILLAIKRVKDIISGKILMMDTPSYASTSGMGLSPTTLRASTGTVGVRTHNDDMGIGLRSDSAKLLQQQQLNAPTSTGGYSTFLRQQLPQPPLFVPQLHSRQQQLHQQMITYPHVHFDGSQAIYRRSSYDDSDITPTNEKASVLMALSGSETNHGVPLHQLQQQQTWKHSQHQQQQQQYFQGGGTLPRQHQRNSYGARLAFLGPNATPTIPQRQRPIAKIVANNLKLAGVASGGTPSTGNPVPPVVDGGTEPAATGVGFPLPPMLGHIGNVEMATAALDAMHFSNFSSTPYPGAQHHTSPKYGIHASGSVDEPSGAVSSMPRIAGIQPASGQQQQQPIYYNQIILQSHHSHHHHTHHSYSSQSTPSPPTQHTLLPLAAGPFGDGCYAGQTHQTTVEVHKVSTQHDNKSNSSLESIDQIPFANENAGTIKQRSSFNRMEHQFGQQQQQQQQQQQHHHPLLLPTLSSSSSTSSSSSSSSGSITTTLATCNGALQQQSPSGSAPGLTVQPTKPAAPGSFSPASADSGNVIVAPTPNESQQPVVAEVTSPNTGDIYGTNVLNDIGNMLANLTDELDAMLEEEKCAGISDVD